The following are encoded together in the Amyelois transitella isolate CPQ chromosome 6, ilAmyTran1.1, whole genome shotgun sequence genome:
- the LOC106131242 gene encoding T-complex protein 1 subunit beta — MVSLNPIRILKHEAEEEKAEVARMSSFIGAIAIGDLVKSTLGPKGMDKILVSCGRNAGQVEVTNDGATILKSVGVDNPAAKILVDMSRVQDDEVGDGTTSVTVLAAELLREAEKLIEQKLHPQTIIAGWRIAVDAAKQALSDASFDHEKNLNEAALRADLENIARTTLSSKILSNHKEHFTKLAVDAVLRLKGSGNLKAIQIIKISGGVLEESFLDEGFLLNKKVGVHQPKRVENANILIANTPMDTDKIKVFGSTIKVDSMAKIAELEVAEKEKMKDKVNKILAHKCNVFINRQLIYNYPEQLFADAGVMAIEHADFEGIERLALVTGGEIVSTFDSPDKVKLGHCKLIEQVLIGDECLIRFSGVALGAACTVVIRGATQQVIDEAERSLHDALCVLAATVKEPKVIYGGGSSEMLMAEAVSRVAARTAGKEAAAAEAFATALRRLPSAVADNAGYDSADLIARLRASHAQGEHTMGLDMEHGCIGDMKKLGVTESYVVKRQVLLSAAEAAEMILRVDNILKSAPRRRGPDRRPC; from the exons atg gTCTCCCTAAATCCTATAAGAATTCTAAAGCATGAAGCGGAAGAAGAAAAGGCTGAGGTGGCTCGAATGTCAAGTTTCATTGGAGCCATAGCTATTGGCGATTTGGTGAAGAGTACCTTAGGTCCTAAAGGAATGGATAAAATTTTGGTTTCTTGTGGAAGAAATGCTGGCCag GTTGAAGTGACAAATGATGGTGCTACAATATTAAAATCGGTAGGTGTTGACAATCCAGCAGCCAAGATCCTAGTGGACATGTCAAGAGTTCAGGATGATGAGGTTGGCGATGGCACTACTTCAGTAACAGTTTTAG CTGCTGAGTTGCTCCGAGAAGCAGAGAAGCTCATAGAGCAGAAACTTCATCCCCAGACGATCATAGCTGGGTGGAGAATCGCTGTGGATGCAGCTAAACAGGCTTTATCTGATGCTAGTTTTGACCATGAGAAGAACTTAAATGAGGCCGCACTCCGAGCAGATCTAGAGAACATTGCTCGCACTACATTGAGTTCAAAGATTCTTTCTAACCACAAAGA ACATTTTACAAAGTTGGCTGTTGATGCAGTTCTTCGCTTGAAAGGTTCTGGTAACCTGAAAGCCATTCAAATCATTAAGATTTCTGGTGGAGTTTTGGAAGAGTCGTTCCTCGATGAAGGgttcttattaaataaaaag gtgGGTGTGCATCAACCGAAGCGTGTTGAGAATGCAAACATTCTCATAGCGAATACACCTATGGACACAGATAAGATCAAAGTGTTTGGTTCGACGATCAAGGTGGATTCTATGGCTAAGATTGCTGAGTTAGAAGTCGCAGAAAAGGAAAAGATGAAGGACAAAGTGAATAAAATTCTGGCACACAAATGCAATGTGTTTATCAACAg GCAACTTATCTACAACTACCCTGAGCAACTGTTTGCCGATGCGGGTGTGATGGCGATTGAGCATGCGGACTTCGAAGGTATTGAGCGTCTGGCCCTGGTCACTGGTGGAGAAATTGTGTCCACCTTCGATTCCCCAGACAAAGTGAAGCTGGGTCATTGTAAACTCATTGAGCAG GTTCTGATCGGAGACGAGTGTCTTATCCGGTTCTCCGGCGTGGCGTTAGGAGCTGCTTGCACCGTAGTAATCCGCGGCGCCACGCAGCAAGTCATCGACGAGGCCGAGCGGTCGCTGCATGACGCGTTGTGTGTGCTCGCCGCTACCGTCAAGGAGCCGAAAGTCATTTATGGAGGGG GTTCAAGTGAGATGCTGATGGCGGAGGCGGTGTCCCGCGTGGCGGCGCGCACGGCCGGCAAGGAGGCGGCGGCGGCCGAAGCCTTCGCCACCGCGCTGCGCCGGCTGCCCTCCGCCGTCGCCGACAACGCCGGCTACGACAGCGCCGATCTCATCGCCCGGCTGAGGGCCAGCCACGCCCAGGGGGAACACACTATGGGCCTTG aCATGGAACACGGTTGCATCGGTGACATGAAAAAGCTCGGTGTGACCGAGTCGTACGTGGTGAAGCGTCAGGTGCTGCTGTCGGCTGCCGAAGCTGCAGAGATGATACTGCGTGTGGACAACATTCTGAAGTCGGCCCCGCGGCGCAGGGGACCCGACCGTCGCCCTTGCTAA
- the LOC106131243 gene encoding synaptobrevin-1 encodes MEDQGGSSAPRVSDKRLAQTQAQVDEVVGIMRVNVEKVLERDQKLSDLDNRADALQHGAAQFEQQAGKLKKKMWWQNFKMMLIIGAIGGVVLIIIIVWATSGSGTNSNANAAPIASTEAPTNSGR; translated from the coding sequence ATGGAAGATCAAGGCGGAAGTTCTGCACCAAGAGTGAGCGATAAGCGACTTGCACAAACTCAAGCTCAGGTGGATGAAGTTGTAGGCATTATGCGTGTCAATGTCGAGAAAGTTTTGGAAAGAGACCAAAAGTTGTCCGATCTAGACAATCGGGCAGATGCCTTGCAGCATGGAGCAGCACAATTCGAGCAACAGGCTGGAAAACTTAAGAAGAAAATGTGgtggcaaaatttcaagatgaTGCTGATAATTGGTGCTATAGGAGGAGTTGttcttatcattattattgtgTGGGCTACTTCCGGCTCAGGTACTAACAGCAATGCGAACGCTGCCCCTATAGCATCCACCGAGGCTCCAACCAATTCAGGTCGATAA